One Marinobacter panjinensis DNA segment encodes these proteins:
- a CDS encoding 2-isopropylmalate synthase, whose product MSATDHLVIFDTTLRDGEQSPGATMTKAEKLRIAKVLEKLRVDVIEAGFAIASQGDFEAVKGIAESIKGSTICSLARALDKDIDRAAEAVRPAERGRIHTFIATSPIHMKHKLQMQPDEVVEQAVRSVKRARSHVDDVEFSCEDAGRSELDFLCRIIEAAIDAGATTINIPDTVGYAIPEQFGETIRQLLNRVPNADKAVFSVHCHNDLGLAVANSLAAVSSGARQVECTINGLGERAGNASLEELVMAVRTRQDLYTIDTRIDTQHIVPASRLVSTITGFPVQPNKAIVGANAFAHESGIHQDGVLKHRETYEIMRAQDVGWHTNSLVLGKHSGRNAFRSRLLELGIQFETETELNEAFTRFKALADLKHEIFDEDLQAIASHTRQEEDGRYGLVTMQVCSETGVVPRATLTLLMDGKEHKVEAEGSGPVDATFKAIESLVDSGCNLQLYSVNNITSGTDAQGEVTVRLERGGRIVNGVGADTDIIIASAKAYIEALNLISSGGVRQHPQGADV is encoded by the coding sequence ATGTCCGCGACAGACCACCTCGTTATCTTTGATACCACTTTGCGCGACGGCGAACAGAGCCCGGGCGCCACTATGACGAAAGCGGAAAAGCTGCGCATAGCGAAGGTGCTCGAGAAACTCCGTGTTGACGTGATCGAAGCCGGCTTTGCCATCGCCAGCCAGGGTGACTTTGAAGCGGTGAAAGGTATTGCAGAGTCGATAAAGGGCTCTACCATTTGCAGTCTCGCACGGGCATTGGACAAGGATATTGATCGTGCGGCGGAAGCGGTGAGGCCAGCTGAGCGGGGCCGCATACATACGTTCATTGCCACCTCTCCCATTCATATGAAACACAAGCTGCAGATGCAGCCCGATGAGGTCGTTGAACAGGCTGTCAGGTCGGTCAAGCGGGCCCGAAGTCATGTGGATGATGTTGAGTTTTCCTGTGAAGATGCTGGCCGTTCCGAGCTGGACTTTCTGTGCCGCATTATTGAAGCGGCCATTGATGCCGGAGCAACCACCATCAATATCCCTGACACGGTGGGCTATGCCATCCCCGAGCAGTTCGGCGAGACGATCCGTCAGTTGCTTAACCGTGTTCCCAATGCAGATAAAGCCGTTTTTTCCGTCCACTGCCACAACGACCTCGGGCTTGCGGTTGCTAATTCCCTGGCCGCGGTAAGCAGTGGTGCCCGCCAGGTGGAGTGCACCATTAACGGACTGGGCGAGCGGGCTGGCAATGCTTCCCTGGAAGAGTTGGTAATGGCGGTTCGCACCCGCCAGGATCTTTATACCATCGATACGCGCATTGATACGCAGCACATTGTTCCGGCGTCCCGGCTTGTCTCCACGATCACCGGGTTTCCGGTGCAGCCTAACAAGGCGATTGTCGGCGCAAACGCTTTTGCCCATGAGTCAGGTATCCACCAGGATGGCGTTCTCAAACATCGCGAAACCTATGAAATCATGCGTGCTCAGGACGTTGGTTGGCATACCAACAGTCTGGTGCTGGGCAAACACTCTGGCAGGAACGCTTTCCGTTCCCGTCTGCTGGAGCTGGGGATTCAGTTTGAGACAGAAACCGAGCTCAATGAGGCGTTCACCCGCTTCAAGGCCCTGGCAGATCTGAAACATGAGATTTTTGATGAAGATCTCCAGGCCATCGCCAGCCACACCCGCCAGGAAGAAGATGGCCGCTACGGTCTTGTGACAATGCAGGTCTGCTCCGAAACCGGTGTTGTGCCCAGGGCCACCCTGACGCTGTTGATGGATGGCAAAGAGCATAAAGTTGAGGCCGAGGGCAGTGGGCCGGTGGATGCGACGTTCAAGGCGATTGAATCCCTGGTGGATTCTGGTTGTAACCTTCAGCTCTATTCAGTCAACAATATAACAAGCGGAACCGACGCACAGGGTGAAGTGACTGTGCGGCTCGAGAGGGGGGGCCGCATTGTGAATGGCGTCGGAGCCGATACCGATATCATTATTGCTTCTGCAAAGGCTTATATTGAGGCTCTTAACCTGATCAGTAGCGGCGGTGTCAGGCAGCACCCGCAAGGAGCTGACGTCTGA
- the rimI gene encoding ribosomal protein S18-alanine N-acetyltransferase, protein MPHDAYRKIEAGTITIRVLREDDLPDVLNIECQGYSFPWSESVFRGCFRPDYRLWALDMGDRLSGYAVVAYMAGEAHLLNLCVAAGQRRSGAGRHLLRHLVAESARDGMSQVLLEVRDSNASALDLYVSEGFSVIGRRPGYYPGGQEREDALVMALPVDGRSSAPAPP, encoded by the coding sequence GTGCCCCACGATGCCTACCGCAAGATCGAAGCTGGTACAATAACGATCAGGGTCCTGCGCGAGGACGACCTGCCTGACGTACTTAATATCGAATGTCAGGGCTATTCCTTTCCCTGGAGCGAGTCGGTTTTCCGTGGCTGTTTTCGTCCGGATTACCGGCTTTGGGCTCTGGATATGGGTGACAGGCTGTCGGGTTACGCAGTGGTTGCCTATATGGCGGGTGAGGCGCACCTGCTGAATCTGTGTGTAGCTGCTGGCCAAAGAAGGTCAGGTGCTGGTCGGCACCTGTTGAGGCACCTGGTTGCGGAATCCGCGCGGGACGGCATGTCGCAGGTTCTCCTGGAGGTACGGGACAGTAATGCCAGCGCGTTGGACCTTTATGTCAGCGAAGGCTTCTCTGTAATTGGTCGCAGGCCAGGTTATTACCCAGGGGGGCAAGAGCGCGAAGACGCGTTGGTGATGGCTCTGCCTGTCGATGGTCGTTCTTCTGCACCAGCCCCACCCTAG
- the prfC gene encoding peptide chain release factor 3, with translation MTSLASEVSHRRTFAIISHPDAGKTTITEKVLLFGQAIQKAGTVKGKKSGQHAKSDWMEMEKERGISVTTSVMQFPYGGRLVNLLDTPGHEDFSEDTYRTLTAVDSCLMVIDSAKGVEERTIKLMEVTRLRDTPILTFMNKLDRETRDPVELMDEVEEVLKIACAPITWPIGMGKNFKGVYHLSRDEVILYQSGQGHTIQEKRVINGIDNPELDTVLGAYAQELRDEIELVKGASHEFDLEAFLAGELTPVFFGTALGNFGVDHMLDGLVEWAPEPQPRETDQRLVEPAEDVFSGFVFKIQANMDPQHRDRVAFLRIVSGRYNQGMKARHVRIGKEVRFSDALTFMAGDREQAGEAFAGDIIGLHNHGTIQLGDTFTSGEDMKFTGIPNFAPELFRRIRLKDPLKSKQLQKGLIQLAEEGAVQVFRPLRNNDLIVGAVGVLQFDVVVSRLKSEYKVEAVYEPINVATARWVTSADERKLDEFERKANDFLALDGSDRLTYIAPTMVNLQLAQERHPDISFHKTREH, from the coding sequence ATGACCAGCCTTGCCAGCGAAGTATCCCATCGCCGCACATTTGCGATCATCTCGCATCCGGATGCCGGTAAAACCACGATTACAGAAAAAGTGCTCCTGTTCGGCCAGGCCATACAGAAGGCTGGCACGGTAAAAGGCAAAAAATCCGGTCAGCATGCCAAATCCGACTGGATGGAGATGGAAAAAGAGCGCGGTATCTCGGTTACTACCTCGGTGATGCAGTTTCCTTATGGCGGTCGCCTGGTAAACCTGCTGGATACCCCGGGCCACGAAGACTTCTCCGAGGATACTTATCGCACGTTGACTGCTGTCGACTCCTGTCTGATGGTGATCGACAGTGCGAAAGGTGTCGAGGAACGGACCATCAAGCTGATGGAGGTAACCCGGCTGCGGGATACCCCGATTCTTACCTTCATGAACAAGCTGGACCGTGAAACCAGGGACCCAGTGGAGTTGATGGACGAGGTTGAAGAGGTTCTGAAAATCGCCTGTGCACCCATTACCTGGCCCATCGGCATGGGTAAGAATTTCAAGGGTGTTTACCACCTGAGCCGGGATGAAGTGATTCTTTACCAGTCCGGACAAGGGCATACGATCCAGGAGAAGCGGGTTATCAACGGCATTGATAACCCGGAGCTGGACACCGTTCTTGGTGCCTATGCGCAGGAGCTGAGGGATGAGATCGAGCTGGTGAAGGGCGCATCCCATGAGTTTGATCTGGAGGCGTTCCTCGCCGGCGAGCTGACACCGGTATTTTTCGGGACAGCCCTGGGCAACTTCGGTGTCGACCACATGCTTGATGGCCTGGTGGAGTGGGCGCCGGAACCGCAGCCACGGGAAACTGATCAGCGTCTGGTTGAGCCCGCTGAGGATGTGTTTTCCGGCTTTGTGTTCAAGATCCAGGCCAATATGGACCCACAGCACCGGGATCGCGTGGCGTTTCTGAGGATTGTTTCAGGGCGATACAACCAGGGTATGAAGGCCCGCCACGTCCGCATTGGCAAGGAGGTCCGTTTTTCCGATGCGCTAACCTTCATGGCAGGGGACCGGGAGCAAGCAGGTGAAGCCTTTGCAGGTGACATTATTGGCCTGCACAACCACGGTACGATTCAACTCGGGGACACGTTTACCTCGGGCGAAGATATGAAATTCACCGGCATCCCCAACTTCGCGCCGGAACTGTTCCGCCGGATTCGCCTGAAAGACCCGTTGAAGTCCAAGCAGCTGCAGAAAGGCCTGATTCAGCTTGCCGAAGAAGGCGCTGTTCAGGTATTTCGGCCGTTGCGCAATAACGATCTTATTGTGGGCGCAGTTGGTGTGCTCCAGTTCGATGTGGTGGTCAGCCGTCTTAAGAGCGAGTACAAGGTAGAGGCGGTATACGAGCCCATCAACGTGGCTACGGCCCGCTGGGTAACGTCGGCTGACGAACGCAAGCTTGACGAGTTTGAACGCAAGGCCAATGACTTCCTGGCGCTGGATGGCAGTGATCGCCTGACTTACATCGCGCCGACGATGGTCAATTTGCAACTGGCCCAGGAGCGGCATCCGGACATAAGCTTCCACAAAACACGGGAGCATTAA